Proteins encoded within one genomic window of Arachis ipaensis cultivar K30076 chromosome B08, Araip1.1, whole genome shotgun sequence:
- the LOC107613846 gene encoding uncharacterized protein LOC107613846 isoform X1, translated as MLLRPLRFHTSASLPPTKLKVPSHTRAFFPIVASSRHGTTFCRRCFSIVAAPGLCDDLRSSFSPTTIFSNDISSSDDLLRRHLFQPRSPSVTSPSASSPCRPNYMSSPRKSLTPPFRSGYGSRNIILSYVLLCCEILRWHSPTSGISSIELLCCEILFRQTHEPHSCVPLLNFSNWWCIFSVYFTRSRSWSYVERPGLLLLGALLIAQLLSLVKFPPINHPKYL; from the exons ATGTTGCTTCGTCCACTACGCTTTCACACTTCAGCATCGCTGCCTCCAACGAAACTGAAGGTTCCAAGCCACACACGCGCTTTCTTCCCCATAGTCGCTTCCTCACGTCATGGAACCACGTTTTGCCGACGTTGTTTCTCCATAGTCGCTGCCCCTGGCCTGTGCGATGACCTCCGATCCTCTTTCTCTCCGACGACAATCTTCTCCAATGATATCTCATCCAGCGACGACCTCCTTCGGCGACATCTCTTTCAGCCGCGATCTCCTTCGGTGACGTCTCCTTCAGCTTCCTCTCCTTGTCGTCCTAACTATATGTCTTCTCCGCGAAAATCTTTAACGCCTCCCTTTCGTTCTGGATATGGCAG CCGCAACATCATTCTATCATATGTGCTACTGTGCTGTGAAATTCTCCGATGGCATTCTCCTACGTCGGGAATTTCGTCCATCGAGCTACTGTGCTGTGAGATTCTCTTTCGGCAGACTCACGAG CCCCATTCTTGTGTTCCATTGTTGAATTTCAGTAATTGGTGGTGTATATTTAGTGTATATTTCACTAGGTCTCGCAGCTGGTCATATGTCGAAAGACCCGGTCTTCTCCTACTAGGTGCCTTGTTGATTGCTCAGCTG CTATCTCTAGTGAAATTCCCTCCAATCAACCATCCAAAATACTTGTAA
- the LOC107613846 gene encoding uncharacterized protein LOC107613846 isoform X2, giving the protein MLLRPLRFHTSASLPPTKLKVPSHTRAFFPIVASSRHGTTFCRRCFSIVAAPGLCDDLRSSFSPTTIFSNDISSSDDLLRRHLFQPRSPSVTSPSASSPCRPNYMSSPRKSLTPPFRSGYGSRNIILSYVLLCCEILRWHSPTSGISSIELLCCEILFRQTHEPHSCVPLLNFSNWWCIFSVYFTRSRSWSYVERPGLLLLGALLIAQLTNPFDLFETFLG; this is encoded by the exons ATGTTGCTTCGTCCACTACGCTTTCACACTTCAGCATCGCTGCCTCCAACGAAACTGAAGGTTCCAAGCCACACACGCGCTTTCTTCCCCATAGTCGCTTCCTCACGTCATGGAACCACGTTTTGCCGACGTTGTTTCTCCATAGTCGCTGCCCCTGGCCTGTGCGATGACCTCCGATCCTCTTTCTCTCCGACGACAATCTTCTCCAATGATATCTCATCCAGCGACGACCTCCTTCGGCGACATCTCTTTCAGCCGCGATCTCCTTCGGTGACGTCTCCTTCAGCTTCCTCTCCTTGTCGTCCTAACTATATGTCTTCTCCGCGAAAATCTTTAACGCCTCCCTTTCGTTCTGGATATGGCAG CCGCAACATCATTCTATCATATGTGCTACTGTGCTGTGAAATTCTCCGATGGCATTCTCCTACGTCGGGAATTTCGTCCATCGAGCTACTGTGCTGTGAGATTCTCTTTCGGCAGACTCACGAG CCCCATTCTTGTGTTCCATTGTTGAATTTCAGTAATTGGTGGTGTATATTTAGTGTATATTTCACTAGGTCTCGCAGCTGGTCATATGTCGAAAGACCCGGTCTTCTCCTACTAGGTGCCTTGTTGATTGCTCAGCTG ACCAATCCATTTGATTTATTTGAGACTTTTTTGGGCTAA
- the LOC107611408 gene encoding uncharacterized protein LOC107611408 yields the protein MDVIRGPRELGRGVEPRGAASVASSWEHTRSPPRRPEPSSRSQERRPFGGTGSNRSRIMQELRHRIQNLERQLADQEHHQRTPEPSPSRSTEARGRTPQKSHSRRMPSPRSESESAWEEQERPRRRRDLVTYTRPERRCATGREREDGGERPRRMRRPVIMGATPFHRSILEVRLPKHFDKPTDMRYDGTQDPQEHLTAFEARMNLEGVGDEVRCRAFPVTLAGPAIRWFNSLPQGSVASFSDISRAFLAQFTTQTAKAKHPINLLGVTQRPGEPTRKYLDRFNDECLEIDGLTNSVASLCLTNGLLNEDFRKHLTTKPLWTMQEIQSVAREYINDEEPRPLKDRTGRNKGLYCDYHKGYGHKTHDCFNLKDALEQAIWDRKLAEFSHLIREPRRRDRDREGEEKTRAVKRCQEPEDNEHDFTIVNVVTAIDAAPRSRSAHKKDAKVLAISSSSVRSSKKVPPISFSQEDQWFDEVAENPPMVITARVGTGLIKRILVDTGADSNIMFRNVFDALGLRDADLRTHQHGVVSLGDHFIKPNGIISLPVKKFIELIVL from the exons ATGGACGTCATACGGGGTCCTAGAGAACTTGGCCGCGGGGTAGAGCCCAGAGGGGCAGCCTCCGTGGCCTCCTCCTGGGAGCACACAAGGTCCCCTCCACGACGACCCGAGCCGTCTTCACGATCCCAAGAGAGACGCCCATTTGGGGGAACAGGCAGCAATAGATCCAGAATAATGCAGGAATTACGTCATAGGATACAGAACCTAGAACGCCAGCTGGCAGATCAGGAACATCATCAAAGAACTCCCGAGCCAAGCCCTTCCCGGTCTACCGAGGCGCGCGGAAGAACTCCTCAAAAAAGTCACTCCCGGCGCATGCCTAGCCCACGATCTGAATCTGAAAGCGCTTGGGAGGAACAGGAACGCCCAAGAAGACGTCGTGATCTCGTGACATACACTCGGCCTGAAAGGAGATGCGCCACAGGGCGTGAGCGGGAAGACGGCGGAGAAAGGCCGAGGAGAATGCGGCGACCCGTGATAATGGGCGCAACCCCGTTTCATCGTTCCATCCTCGAGGTCCGGCTACCAAAGCACTTTGATAAGccgacggacatgaggtacgacggaacCCAAGACCCCCAGGAGCATcttacggccttcgaggccagaatgAACTTGGAGGGAGTAGGCGATGAAGTAAGGTGTCGCGCCTTCCCGGTTACCCTGGCaggacctgcaatacggtggtttaacaGCCTCCCACAAGGCTCCGTCGCTAGTTTTTCGGACATTAGCCGCGCTTTCTTGGCCCAATTCACTACCCAAACCGCGAAGGCAAAACACCCAATCAACTTACTCGGGGTGACACAAAGGCCTGGCGAGCCGACCAGAAAATACTTAGACCGGTTCAACGATGAATGTTTGGAGATCGACGGGCTAACTAATTCGGTGGCCAGTTTATGTCTGACGAATGGACTCCTGAATGAGGATTTCAGGAAGCACCTCACCACGAAACCCTTATGGACGATGCAAGAGATCCAAAGCGTGGCCAGGGAATATATCAACGATGAAGAA CCCCGACCTCTCAAGGACAGAACAGGGAGGAACAAGGGCCTCTATTGTGATTATCATAAGGGCTATGGACACAAGACACATGACTGTTTCAACCTGAAGGACGCGCTAGAACAAGCGATCTGGGACAGAAAGCTGGCTGAATTCTCCCACCTCATCAGGGAGCCAAGGAGACGAGATCGCGACCGCGAGGGAGAGGAAAAGACCCGCGCAGTGAAGCGATGTCAGGAGCCAGAGGACAACGAGCACGACTTTACCATAGTAAACGTGGTAACAGCAATAGACGCGGCTCCAAGGTCGAGGTCAGCACACAAGAAGGACGCCAAAGTCCTGGCGATCTCCTCCTCTTCCGTGCGAAGCTCCAAAAAGGTTCCGCCCATCTCGTTCAGTCAGGAGGACCAGTGGTTCGATGAGGTCGCGGAAAAccctcccatggtcatcacggccagagTGGGAACCGGCCTTATCAAGCGGATCCTCGTAGACACCGGGGCCGACTCGAATATCATGTTCCGTAATGTGTTCGACGCCTTGGGTCTCCGGGATGCCGACTTAAGGACTCACCAGCACGGTGTAGTAAGTTTgggcgaccacttcatcaagcccaACGGGATAATCTccctaccagtaaagaaatttaTAGAATtaatcgtgttgtaa
- the LOC107611409 gene encoding dihydroflavonol 4-reductase gives MSSGAQNKVVCVTGGSGYIASWIIKFLLQRDYTVRATVRDPSNPKKVEHLLKLESAKERLQLFKADLLEEGSFDSVVEIH, from the exons ATGAGCAGCGGGGCACAAAATAAGGTGGTGTGTGTGACGGGTGGTTCTGGTTACATAGCTTCATGGATAATCAAGTTCCTCCTGCAACGTGATTACACTGTTAGAGCCACCGTTCGTGATCCAA GTAATCCGAAGAAGGTTGAGCACTTGCTGAAACTTGAAAGTGCAAAGGAGAGGTTGCAACTCTTTAAGGCAGATCTTCTAGAAGAAGGTTCTTTTGACTCTGTTGTTGAGATTCATTAA